The genomic DNA ATCGTGCTGCTCTCGTCAACCTTCGCGGTCGGCGCCCCTGTTCGGGCGGACGACCCGAAGCCCGCGTCGAAGGACAACCCGAAGGCCCGGTACGAGTTCAAGGAGAACCACGACCCGGACGGGATCGGCAAGTTCTACCTGGGCCGCGAGATCGCCCACGTGATGGGGTTCCAGGCGTCCGGGTGGCTGGAGCGGACCGAACGCGAAAAAGAGGAAGAGCCGGGTAAGTTGCTCAAGGCACTCGAAGTCAAAGAAGGCATGGTCGTCGCCGACGTGGGCGCGGGGAGCGGGTTCCACACGTTCCGCATCGCGCCCCTGGTCGGCGAGAAGGGTAAGGTGCTAGCCGTCGACATCCAACCGGAGATGCTGGACCTCATCAAGCAGCGGG from Fimbriiglobus ruber includes the following:
- a CDS encoding class I SAM-dependent methyltransferase, producing the protein MMRYVAMIVLLSSTFAVGAPVRADDPKPASKDNPKARYEFKENHDPDGIGKFYLGREIAHVMGFQASGWLERTEREKEEEPGKLLKALEVKEGMVVADVGAGSGFHTFRIAPLVGEKGKVLAVDIQPEMLDLIKQRAKKEKVTNVEPVKSTEADPKLPKESVDLIFMVDVYHELSQPYEMTEKMVASLKPGGRMVFVEFRLEDDKVPIKLVHKMTERQVIREMGPFPEMEHTKTVETLPWQHIIIFTKKAAK